A window from Micromonospora profundi encodes these proteins:
- the purD gene encoding phosphoribosylamine--glycine ligase: MRVLLVGGGGREHALALGLASDPAVSALIAAPGNPGIAEVAELREVTATDPAAVAALAVETAADLVVIGPEAPLVAGVADAVRAKGIAAFGPSGEAAQLEGSKTFAKDVMTAAGVPTARAYTCTDPESTGRALDEFGAPYVVKNDGLAAGKGVVVTDDRAAALAHAQECGRVVVEEFLDGPEVSLFVVTDGEAALPLLPAQDFKRIGDGDTGPNTGGMGAYAPLPWSPPGLVDEVMRDVVHPTLAEMRRRGTPFAGLLYVGLAITAAGPRVIEFNARFGDPETQVVLALLESPLGGLLHAAATGTLAAHPPLRWRDGAAVTVVVAAQGYPAAPRTGDVITGADRPGIIHAGTTRRASDGALLSAGGRVLCGTATGPDLSSARDAAYALVDGVELAGSQHRTDIAAAAVDNRITIPS, translated from the coding sequence TGTTTCCGCGCTGATCGCGGCACCGGGTAACCCCGGTATCGCTGAGGTGGCTGAGCTGCGGGAGGTGACCGCGACGGATCCGGCCGCGGTGGCGGCGCTCGCCGTGGAGACCGCGGCTGACCTGGTGGTGATCGGGCCGGAGGCGCCGCTGGTCGCCGGTGTCGCCGACGCGGTACGCGCCAAGGGCATCGCCGCTTTCGGCCCCTCGGGCGAGGCCGCCCAGTTGGAGGGCTCCAAGACCTTCGCCAAGGACGTGATGACGGCCGCCGGTGTGCCCACCGCGCGGGCGTACACCTGCACCGACCCGGAGAGCACCGGCCGCGCGCTTGACGAGTTCGGCGCACCGTACGTGGTGAAGAACGACGGGCTCGCCGCCGGCAAGGGCGTGGTGGTGACCGATGACCGGGCCGCCGCCCTGGCGCACGCTCAGGAGTGCGGCCGGGTCGTGGTCGAGGAGTTCCTCGACGGTCCGGAGGTCAGCCTCTTCGTGGTCACCGACGGGGAGGCGGCTCTGCCGCTGCTGCCGGCACAGGACTTCAAGCGGATCGGTGACGGCGACACCGGCCCGAACACCGGCGGCATGGGCGCGTACGCACCGCTGCCGTGGTCACCGCCCGGCCTTGTCGACGAGGTCATGCGCGACGTGGTCCACCCGACCCTGGCCGAGATGCGCCGGCGGGGCACGCCGTTCGCCGGTCTGCTCTACGTCGGGCTGGCGATCACCGCCGCAGGCCCTCGTGTGATCGAGTTCAACGCCCGCTTCGGCGACCCGGAGACCCAGGTGGTGCTCGCGCTGCTGGAGTCCCCGCTGGGCGGGCTGCTGCACGCTGCGGCGACCGGCACGCTTGCCGCGCATCCGCCGCTCCGGTGGCGGGACGGCGCCGCGGTCACAGTGGTGGTCGCCGCGCAGGGCTACCCGGCGGCGCCGCGCACCGGTGACGTGATCACCGGCGCGGACCGTCCGGGCATCATCCACGCGGGGACCACCCGCCGGGCCAGCGACGGCGCGTTGCTGTCCGCCGGTGGCCGGGTCCTCTGCGGTACGGCCACCGGCCCCGACCTGTCCTCCGCGCGGGACGCCGCGTACGCGCTGGTGGACGGGGTGGAGCTGGCCGGCTCGCAGCACCGTACCGACATCGCCGCCGCAGCCGTCGACAACCGGATCACGATCCCCAGCTGA